From the genome of Xylocopilactobacillus apis:
ATGAAGGAAAAACACTATTGTAAAAAACATTTAAACGGTCAATTCCCTGTAAATCACGATTAATGACCGTTTCTGCGTTTAACTTTTCAGCTTTAACAGGGTCAGTGTTAAATACTCCTTGAAGATATTCTTTTCTAATTTGCTGTTTAGCAGTAATTGTCCATTGTTCGATGCGCGAGCGGGCACGTGGTAAATTGAAATAAATTATCGTTAAAACTAAGATTGCGATCAAAATACTCGTTAAAGTAAAATTTATTGTTCCTGTTTGATACCAAAAAAATATAACCGCGGCGGTTAAAACTGGCAAAACCATAATTAACCATTCATTAACAATCTGCTGAAGAGCTCCCATTCTTCCTGCTTTACCATAACTAAATAATCTTTTGATCACAACTAAGCCCTCCTATTAGTTTTAACTAAGTAAAGATTCGAACGCCGAATGACGGCATAAAATCTGCCGTTATTCGATCAATTTTAATGTTGGTACCTGGACGCAATGCGTTAAGATACTGATTATTTCCCAAATACAAAGCAACATGATAAGTTGCACCTTGAGCACCCCAGAATAAAAGATCTCCCGGCTGAAGCTGATTAAGTCCCACTTTAACTCCTGCTGATTCTTGCGGTACAGTCCAAGAACCAATATTTTGTCCAGTAACCTGCTGAAATACGTATTGCATTAATCCTGAACAATCAAAGCTATTTGGTCCTTTGCCATCCCAAACGTAAGGTTTGCCTAATTGCGCCTTTGCCGCTAAAATAACTTGATTAATGGCCTGCTGTTTAGTTTTGCCATTTAAAATAACTCGGGAACGCTTTGGAGTGATAGATTTAACGACTGTAGAAGGCAGCCATCCTCCATCACTTAGTTCATACCAAATAGTGTTGCCGTTTAAAACAGTTGAGTTCACTTCAACAATTGCACCTACATTTGCCCGATAAATACCTGCAGAATAGAAATTACTGTCATAATAAATTGGTGAATTTTTAACCACTTTTAATGCTGCAAAATTTGGATCCCAGATTTCCGCAGAAGTTAATGGAAAACTAGTATTGGTGACCTTAACATAAGCCCCAGAAATCCATTGGTTTTTTCCGACTTGATACCAAGAATTTCCCTGTTTATCAAGAGCTTTTTGAGAAAAAGTCCATGATGTTCCGTGTTTTAACGTTTGACCCGTTCTTTGGCGAGTAACTTGATAACTATTCCAAACGGCAATACTATATCCAGGAACATAATTTATTTTCGCGATTCCTTTATTGATAATCTCTGATTCAGTTGGTGTCGCACCTTGACTGCTGGAAACCCAGAGATTGTTTCCTACTTGATACCAACTTGTCCCTTGAGCTGTTTTAACTGCTGAATATTTCCAAGCACTTCCGTCAGCTAACTTTCTTCCAGTTTTTTTCTTATTTAAACCATACCCTTGCCATAATTCGACTCCATAGCCAGGAATATAGTTAATAGTAATAACTCCCTGATTTACTGCTGCTTGGACTGGCTGTTCTAAATTAGAAAATCCTAAAGCAAATAACATGATAAATAATAAGGTGATTTTTTTTCTTTTCATGTAATTAAGTATATCACGTACTTTTAGTTAGTAACATCTTGAAATTAACGAACAAATGTTCTAAAATTCTTATTTAGAATGGAGGACATGAAATGTATGACTATTCAAATGAACCGCATCATGTAATTTTTGTCATTGATTCCAAATCTTTTTATGCCAGCGTTGAAGCAGTGGATCATCAAAAGAATCCTCTAGCTGATCCCATCATTGTTGTTTCAAAAGGAGATAATATTGGCGGAGGAGGACTAGTTCTTGCAACAAGCCCCACAGCTAAACAGATGTTTGGATTGAAAACAAACGTTTCTCGGATTAAAGATATTCCCAATGATCCACGTTTAATAATTTATCCCCCTCGCATGAATCGCTATATTGCCAAAAATATTGAAATTAATAATATTTTTCGAAATTTTGCAGCAAATGAAGATCTTCATCCCTACTCAATAGATGAGTCTATTTTAGATCTGACAAATTCTTGGAATCTCTATGGCAAAACTGTTGATGAGGTCGCCCGCAAAATTCAACAAGAAGTTAAGAAAAAAACCGGAATTTATACAACAATTGGAATTGGTGATAATCCAACCCAAGCTAAAATTGCTCTCGATATATATGCCAAAAAGAATCCCTCTTTTCTAGGAGAAATTCATTATGAAACGGTTGAAACTTATCTCTGGCCGCTTAATAATTTATCTGATATTTGGAGCATCGGCAAAAAAACAGCACAAAAATTAAATAATTTAGGAATCTATTCTTTAAAAGATCTGGCTCACTTTGATCCTTATATTCTGCAAGATAAATTTGGTGTGATTGGTTCTCAGCTTTACGCATTATCTTGGGGAATTGACCGCTCAGTTTTGGGACATTACCAAGAACCTAAATCTAAAAGTATCGGTAATTCACAAGTTTTACCGTATGATTACACTCAAATTAAAGAACTTAGGATTGTTTTTCGAGAACTAGCAGATCAAGTGGCATCTCGTCTTCGCAAACAGGGTTATTTGGCCGGATGTATTAGCGTATCATTTAATGATTCAACCCGCAGTAATAACAGTAGATCTAAGCAAAAACAAATCGAACCTACAAATAATTCGTCAATAATCGCTGATGAAGTTGAAAAACTTTTTAAAAGTGCTTGGAGCGGTGAACAAGTTCGATATGTCGCTGTTTATTCGACTGATTTAACACGTTCAAGTAAAACGCAGACTAATTTATTTCTATCAGATGTTGAAAAAAATAAGAACGATTATTTAGATAATACGATCGATCAAATTAGACAAAAGTTCGGATTTACTAAACTAGTAAGAAGTACCTCTCTAAAAACCGGCGGGACTGCAATTAAAAGAGCCGGACTTGTTGGTGGACATGCTGGAGGAAACGCATATGAATAAATATCCTAATTATAGTTCTAAAAAACGCGATCAGTTTCTCCATGACTTTAAAGACCGGGGAATGATGCGGTGGTTTGGTTTTTATTTATCAGATCATAGCTTAGCAATTAGAAAACAAAAAAAGCAAGAACATCAAATTCTTGCCCAAAAGCACCATCTTCAAATGAGCTTTTCTGAAATAGCTGAAACTATTTCTCTTGCGTTAGTTCATCAGAGTCAGGTGATAATTGAAAAAAATGATACTGAAATTAAAAATGGTGAGATGATTGATTCTGCTCAAATTAAAGGATTTATTCAAGGATACTCAGATGATGGATTAGTAGTTGACGAGCAAGAAATTCCCTATCAAGAAATTAAATATTTAACTCTATATCAGGGAACAAAATCCTAAACTACTTTAAACCAGTTTGATTTTTAGCTGTCAATTTGTTTGCGGTAAATACAAAAGTTACGTTAGCTGTCTTAGAATCTGATGGATTAGTATTTAAATTCGAAGAAAAAATTGCAGTTTTAAATGTCTTTTTACTGGAAATGCTTTCGGTTAGACCATTAGGTTCGCCGAACTCTTTGATAACTTCATCATAAGTCGTTCCATTTTTGATGTTATTAAAATCGGATAGGCTAATTTTTTTCGGACGATCTACTTTAAAACCAACAATTGCCTTTGAAACTGCCCGCTGATTAGTAAAAGAAATACTTAAGCTAATACTATCCGATGTTTGTTTTCGAATATAAGTCCAATTTGCATAAGATGAAGTTGTCCCTTTGATAGTATTGGTTGTTAAATTAGTTGGTTTCCCTAATAATTTTTCAGCTTCGCTTAAAGTCGATCCTTTACTGTTTTTCTCGCTGGTATCAGCTACTTTTATTTTATTAAATTGTGATTTAGTAGGTTCTTTCTTTAAAAATTTCCCTTTTGTAATACTTGATTTCACCTTGGAGTTTGATGATTTATTAGAATTGCTGGTTGATTTTTTGACTACTTTATTAGTGCTATTACTAGACTGACTCTTATTATTGTTTTTACCAGTTAGTTTAACAATGCCAAATATCACAACTAAAGCAACAATTACTGCGGCAACTGCCATAATAATCTTATTTTTCTGATCCTTTTTTGGATTCATTTATATTAATTCTCCTTTATTTTCCAGTGATTAATTGGACCATATTTATGACCCACTAAAATAGAATCAGCTAATGCTCGATGAGTATTTTCGTTAGCTGTCATTATTGCCTGACGAATATTTTCGCCTTTAGCAAGTTCTGCCGTAATTATTGCAGACAGTGTATCACCTGTCCCATTAATTCTTTTTGTATCGATATAGCTATTTTCAATCCAAAAAGAACTACCGTCTTCTAACAAGACATAATCACGAACAACCTTTTGCTGACTATCAAAAGCATGAGATCCCTTAAGCATAATATTTTTTGCACCCCAAGAACGAAGCTTAGAAGCTGCCTTAATAATCATAGAATCATCTTTGATATCCATTTCAGTCAACCTTTCGGCCTCTTTGAAATTAGGGGTTAAAATTGTTGCTAAAGGGAGCAGCTTCGACCTTAACATATCAATCCCAGGGTCGTCCATTAAAATGGCCCCGTGTTTTGAAACAATAACTGGATCAACAACCAACGGGCCCAAATCATACTTTTGGTATTCTTTAGCAACCAGTGAAATTAAAGGCGCATCGGCAAGCATTCCAGTCTTTGCAGCTCTAATCTTAAAATCAGCTGCTAAGTTTTTAAATTCCGCCTGAATAAAATCTTCCGGCAGATTACAGCGATTAAAAACTCCATAAGAATTACCTGCTACGGCTGCAGTTAAAACAACTAATCCATAAACTTTGCGCTTAAAGAAAGAATGGAGATCTGCTTCCATTCCCGCCGAGCCATCTGAATCGGATCCAGCAATTGTCAAAGCCTGCGGAAAATCATTTTCCATTATTAATCTCCACTTAACAAAACTTTATCATAATCCATAAGCCATGTTACCCCGATTGATTTATCACCTAAATGGGTTCCAACTACTGGGCCAAAATAACTAATTTCATATGAAAAGTCAGGATATTTTTCTTTTAAATTTTGCATCCACCGCTCAGCTTCTTCCTCATCGTTACCTTGAATTACCAATACCTTAATTGGATAATCCAGTTTAGAAACATCACGCTGAAACAGCTCTTCAATCCTTGCATTAGCTCTTTTAATTGAACGAACCTTTTCAAAAGCTACGATCTTGTGGCTGTCGTCATCAAAAGTAAGCAGAGGTTTAATCTTAAGCACATTACCAATAAAAGCTCCGGCATTCGATAAACGCCCGCCTTTAACTAAGTTTTGAAGATCATTGACAATAAAATATTCACCGATAGAAGCTCTTATTTTCTTTAAATTATCAATTATCTGTTCAGGATCGGATTGATCGCCATCTTTTTCGATTTGTTTAGCGGCATAAAGAACTAAATGTCCCATTAAACGAACGGTAATCCAAGAATCAAAAACGTATACTTTCGGTCCTTTAAAACTTTTCAATTCTGATTTCAAATTGGAGACAAAACCAGAAATTGTTGATGTAATATGGATACTGATGATTGCATCGCAACCCTCATCTGCTAATTTCCGATATCGATCTATGGTTTCCGCAATACTTGGCTGCGAAGTTTTAGGCAATTTTTTACTTGTTTTTAACTTGTCATAAAATTCAGCCGTTGAGATATCTTCGCCTTCGTGATAAGTCTTCCCACCAATTTCAACTGGAATTGACACTACTTCAATATTATATTTTTTTATTTCTTCAGGAAATAAAGTTGAGCTGCTATCTGTCACTAAGCCGATTTTCATATAAAATACTCCTTAAAAAACTTTATTTATTATACAAGATTTACAAAATCAAACCAAACTACCAACAAAATAATATAAACTAGTTATACAAACAATTAAGAAAGAGACAATTATGAGTTTTGACGGAACCTTTATTCACAGTTTAATTAAAGAACTTAAACCTTCAATAGCAGGTGGCAGAATTACTAAAATTCAAATGCCATCATCTTTTGAAATTATTCTAACAATTCGCCAGCAGCGAAAAAATCGTAACCTTGAAATCTCAATCCATCCAGAATTTCAACAAATAAATCTTACTAACCAGTCGTTCCTTGCCCCTACGCGTCCTTATCCTTTTACAATGATTCTCAGAAAATATTTACAAGGAGCACAAATTAAAGAATTAGAACAAATTGGTAATGACCGCATTGTACTAATTCATTTGACTAATATCAATGATTTAGGCGATAAAATGGATTTTTCCTTAGTTGCTGAAATGATGGGAAGAAGAGCTAATGTCCTGCTTGTCGACGAAAAAAGCGAAAAAATCATCGATCTTTTAAAAAGAGGAAATATTGATACTGACCAAAAAAGAGTTTTGGTTCCCGATTTTCCTTATGAACTACCCGAATTACAGCAAAAATTAAACCCTTTTGATTATTTAACAAAAAGTAATGATTTAACTTTTCCGCGTCCAACAGAAAAAGAAATCAGTGAATTTTTAGCATATTTTCAAGGGCTGGGAAAAGATACCAAAAAAGAATTAGCTTTTAGAATGTTAAATAAAGATCCAATTAAGGCCTGGCAGGAATTTTTCGAACAGCTTGATCACCCTAACCCGACTATTTATTATGACGATCATAAACAGCCAGTAAATTTTACGATTTTTCCTTATGAGTCAATTGATCTTACAACCAAATCATTCGCTTCATTTTCTGAATTACTGGATTCATATTTTTCAGAAAAATCAGCTTTTGCGAGAAACAAACAGGCAGCTCAGTCAATGCTGACGCATGTTGACGGGCTGTTAAAAAAAGATCAGCGTAAACTTTTGAATTTAAAGAAAGATCTAAAAAAGGCCCAAAATTCAGATAATTACCGAATTAAGGGTGATTTAATTACCATTCATCTTAACGAGATTAAACAAGGATTAAATGAAATTACAGTTGAAAATAACTACGAACCAGATAGTAAAATCACAATCTCTTTAGATCCCGAACTAAGCCCACAGAAAAATGCTCAAAAATACTACAAAAAATACCGCAAATTGCAAAATTCGCTCAAACATATTGACCAGCAAGTTAAAAGTACCGAAGAGGAAATCAACTACTTAGAAACAATTCTGACGCAAATTGATTTAGCAGACTACAATACTCTTGATGAGATTAAAAATGAGCTAATAAAAGAAAAGTATCTGAAAGTCCAAAATTCTGCTGGAAAACATCACAGATCCGTTAAAAGCAAACCATTAGAATACATTTCTAGTGACAGGACTAAGATTTTAGTCGGGCGTAATAACATGCAAAATGAAAGGTTAACCCTCCACGACTCTCAAAAAACAGATTATTGGCTTCACACTAAAAACATTCCCGGATCACACGTCATTATTAAAGATCCAAATCCTAGCGAACAGACCATTTATGAGGGAGCAATGATTGCTGCTTATTATTCAAAATCCCGCCACTCTGCCCAAGTACCAGTCGATTATGTTCCGATTAAAAATATTAAAAAGCCTAATGGCAGTAAACCAGGGTTTGTTATCTTTACAGGTCAAAAAACAATCTCTGTTACCCCTGAAGAAAGTCTAATTGATAAACTAAAGGCCTGATTTTACATTAACAAACAAAGATAATGCTTCTTTTAAGATTACCGGATCAGAAAAATAAAATGCCCTCGATAATGATTTATCCAAAGTTAAATCTTCAACTTTTCCATCATCTGTTAGATTAAAAGAGTAAGTCATACACAGTTGATCTTTTTTTAGTGAAATTTGTTTTAAAAATTCTTCAATATTTCTAACCCCTTGAACAATATTATTTTTGTTTAATTCGATAACTTGTGAACAAACTATTTTTGAACCATCGCTAATAACTCCGAACTCAAAAGACTTTTTACTGATCACGGATAATTCATCAATATCAGCTTTAAAATCAACCAGCTCCATTGGAAGCTGAATAACACTCAAATCTTTAAAATCAAAGTTATCAAATGAGTTATTTAACAACAAAACTTTTTTGTTGTTTTGAACAAGTAATTTAATAATGGACCTTAAATAATAACGATAGACATTTGAATAATGATCTATTTTTTTTGTATCAAAACGAATGACAATTTGATCGTCTCTAACCAAACACTGATCGCTGACTTCTGCTTGAACTGGGAAAAATATATTCTGATCTTTATAATTTGGACTTTGCCAATTATTTTCTAACAGCTGATTTTTATTAACAAATACTTCTGAAACACATTTTAGAATTTCTAGAAATCCCTGGTCGATTTTAGTAATTTCAGCAATATCTTCTAAAAGAAAATCACGCTTAATCGCCTCCAAAATAAAAAATAAGCGAAAAATTCTAACGTTCATCATTTGTCTAACTAAATAATTATCTGAAAGTTGAGTTAAATATTTATCGATTTCGCTCTGATGAACTCCTCCCAGCTCGATCAAAGTATTTCTAATGCCTAATACCAAATTTGATTCCATCATCATAACTAAAGAATTAGCGCGCTTGCGAGATGCGACAGTTAAACTTTTTACTGAAGAATGATCAACTTCATGATAAGGGCCTACGATCGTAAAGAAATCTAAATCAGAAGCTAACAGGTTAGGATTAGTACGGCTTAATTCTAAAATAGTTCTTCCGCAAGCTAATTCGACAATAACTTTTGCTAGATTAAGGTGAAAAGTTTTAGTAACGATCAATTCAGAGGTTGTTAAGTCGCTATGAATTGAAAGCACACGAAATTGCCCAAGATCACTAATAGCAAATCTAATTTGGATAATTGGCGTATTTATTTCTTTCATAATTCGATGAACAATTCGGTCCATCTCATCAATTTCTCTTCTTAAAAGAGTAACCGCGGGATAAATAACAAGTGAATGATCGCGATGAACTCCTACGGGATCAATTTTTTCATTATGAATCAAAATTCTAATATTTTGATAGCGATCCCTTAGTCCAATTACTTCAACTTCTTTATCACCATGAGCAGACTCTTCCAACTGCAAAACAGTATCTTCACCTAAGTTATCTTGAACGGCCTCTAATAAACTTTCAAAATTATAAAAAAGCCCTAATGATCTGGTTTTCGGACTAATTAACCTTAATCTGGTAGGAAAAGTTAATGCAATGTCTCTAATATTATTATTCTTATTAGTAATAAGTTTGACACTAGGAAAGTTAACTTGATTTAGTTTAAGAAAATGCTCAGTTTCTTGGCGGTCAGTTAAAATCTTTAATGATTGATAGCTGGTCCCAACAAATCTGATTTTCTTTC
Proteins encoded in this window:
- a CDS encoding DUF3862 domain-containing protein; this encodes MNPKKDQKNKIIMAVAAVIVALVVIFGIVKLTGKNNNKSQSSNSTNKVVKKSTSNSNKSSNSKVKSSITKGKFLKKEPTKSQFNKIKVADTSEKNSKGSTLSEAEKLLGKPTNLTTNTIKGTTSSYANWTYIRKQTSDSISLSISFTNQRAVSKAIVGFKVDRPKKISLSDFNNIKNGTTYDEVIKEFGEPNGLTESISSKKTFKTAIFSSNLNTNPSDSKTANVTFVFTANKLTAKNQTGLK
- a CDS encoding DNA polymerase III subunit alpha, giving the protein MNKYPNYSSKKRDQFLHDFKDRGMMRWFGFYLSDHSLAIRKQKKQEHQILAQKHHLQMSFSEIAETISLALVHQSQVIIEKNDTEIKNGEMIDSAQIKGFIQGYSDDGLVVDEQEIPYQEIKYLTLYQGTKS
- the thiD gene encoding bifunctional hydroxymethylpyrimidine kinase/phosphomethylpyrimidine kinase, which translates into the protein MENDFPQALTIAGSDSDGSAGMEADLHSFFKRKVYGLVVLTAAVAGNSYGVFNRCNLPEDFIQAEFKNLAADFKIRAAKTGMLADAPLISLVAKEYQKYDLGPLVVDPVIVSKHGAILMDDPGIDMLRSKLLPLATILTPNFKEAERLTEMDIKDDSMIIKAASKLRSWGAKNIMLKGSHAFDSQQKVVRDYVLLEDGSSFWIENSYIDTKRINGTGDTLSAIITAELAKGENIRQAIMTANENTHRALADSILVGHKYGPINHWKIKEN
- a CDS encoding DegV family protein → MKIGLVTDSSSTLFPEEIKKYNIEVVSIPVEIGGKTYHEGEDISTAEFYDKLKTSKKLPKTSQPSIAETIDRYRKLADEGCDAIISIHITSTISGFVSNLKSELKSFKGPKVYVFDSWITVRLMGHLVLYAAKQIEKDGDQSDPEQIIDNLKKIRASIGEYFIVNDLQNLVKGGRLSNAGAFIGNVLKIKPLLTFDDDSHKIVAFEKVRSIKRANARIEELFQRDVSKLDYPIKVLVIQGNDEEEAERWMQNLKEKYPDFSYEISYFGPVVGTHLGDKSIGVTWLMDYDKVLLSGD
- a CDS encoding Y-family DNA polymerase, which gives rise to MYDYSNEPHHVIFVIDSKSFYASVEAVDHQKNPLADPIIVVSKGDNIGGGGLVLATSPTAKQMFGLKTNVSRIKDIPNDPRLIIYPPRMNRYIAKNIEINNIFRNFAANEDLHPYSIDESILDLTNSWNLYGKTVDEVARKIQQEVKKKTGIYTTIGIGDNPTQAKIALDIYAKKNPSFLGEIHYETVETYLWPLNNLSDIWSIGKKTAQKLNNLGIYSLKDLAHFDPYILQDKFGVIGSQLYALSWGIDRSVLGHYQEPKSKSIGNSQVLPYDYTQIKELRIVFRELADQVASRLRKQGYLAGCISVSFNDSTRSNNSRSKQKQIEPTNNSSIIADEVEKLFKSAWSGEQVRYVAVYSTDLTRSSKTQTNLFLSDVEKNKNDYLDNTIDQIRQKFGFTKLVRSTSLKTGGTAIKRAGLVGGHAGGNAYE
- a CDS encoding C40 family peptidase, with amino-acid sequence MKRKKITLLFIMLFALGFSNLEQPVQAAVNQGVITINYIPGYGVELWQGYGLNKKKTGRKLADGSAWKYSAVKTAQGTSWYQVGNNLWVSSSQGATPTESEIINKGIAKINYVPGYSIAVWNSYQVTRQRTGQTLKHGTSWTFSQKALDKQGNSWYQVGKNQWISGAYVKVTNTSFPLTSAEIWDPNFAALKVVKNSPIYYDSNFYSAGIYRANVGAIVEVNSTVLNGNTIWYELSDGGWLPSTVVKSITPKRSRVILNGKTKQQAINQVILAAKAQLGKPYVWDGKGPNSFDCSGLMQYVFQQVTGQNIGSWTVPQESAGVKVGLNQLQPGDLLFWGAQGATYHVALYLGNNQYLNALRPGTNIKIDRITADFMPSFGVRIFT
- a CDS encoding Rqc2 family fibronectin-binding protein, which codes for MSFDGTFIHSLIKELKPSIAGGRITKIQMPSSFEIILTIRQQRKNRNLEISIHPEFQQINLTNQSFLAPTRPYPFTMILRKYLQGAQIKELEQIGNDRIVLIHLTNINDLGDKMDFSLVAEMMGRRANVLLVDEKSEKIIDLLKRGNIDTDQKRVLVPDFPYELPELQQKLNPFDYLTKSNDLTFPRPTEKEISEFLAYFQGLGKDTKKELAFRMLNKDPIKAWQEFFEQLDHPNPTIYYDDHKQPVNFTIFPYESIDLTTKSFASFSELLDSYFSEKSAFARNKQAAQSMLTHVDGLLKKDQRKLLNLKKDLKKAQNSDNYRIKGDLITIHLNEIKQGLNEITVENNYEPDSKITISLDPELSPQKNAQKYYKKYRKLQNSLKHIDQQVKSTEEEINYLETILTQIDLADYNTLDEIKNELIKEKYLKVQNSAGKHHRSVKSKPLEYISSDRTKILVGRNNMQNERLTLHDSQKTDYWLHTKNIPGSHVIIKDPNPSEQTIYEGAMIAAYYSKSRHSAQVPVDYVPIKNIKKPNGSKPGFVIFTGQKTISVTPEESLIDKLKA